The sequence AACAGGTTGTCCGTGTCAGAAAGTGCATCGAACGCAGAACAGGAACCAGCCCGGCTCTCAGATCCCGCCCATCTGGACTCTTGGGGTGGGACCCAGCGGAAAGtcagcagtcagagtgtgacGGAAAAGGAGCCCGCCATGGTGCAGTTCTCCCCGGAGATCCGTCCCTCGGGGAGCCCTGAGACATCCACCGACGCAGAGCCAAGTTTAGTTCATCCGGAAGCTGGCGGGGTGATGGAAGAGCCCTTGGAGACGGACATCGATACTCCACAGGCAGCAGAAGCGGCGGGCAGCTCGGCCAAGGGGCATCCTCGGGGTCCAGCACGCCCCGGGACTGTGCTGGAGACGGACATAGACATGGTCCCAGAAGACAGTCCCTCAGCCGGAGGTGCACTGATGGCCCGTCCTGGCCCTGCAGCACAGGTCCGCGGTGGGGGTGCTGAGGAGACGGCAGAAGCCAAGCTCTTGGAGGAGCTTCTCCCACAGGGTGGAGGAGGGGACGTGAGCAGGGAGGTCTGGAGGGGCGGCAGGAGCGGGCTGGAGCTGAGCGTCGACACCTTGGAAAGGTGAGAGCATTTGCCAATACaccttttatttagcagatgcttttatacaAAGCGACATATATTTTCTAAGGAAGGAGGACAGACTgctcagtgacatcactctgctgcccctgggatctgaaccaacaACGTAATTGAATAGGTGtctccagtaggtggcagtgtGGACTTTCACAGATCAGCGGTCAAAGACGACAGAGTAGAAGAGGAATAGTTGTTGTAGTAGCAGTTATGCTGAGCAGCTGAATGAGGAGGGTTGGAGGTGCCCACAAGCCTAAAACTCTCCAGACATTATACTAAGTAATCCAGTATTCTAAAAATCAGTACTATTTTGCCAATTTGAAATCTCTGCCATAGAATTCGTGGAGTGGATTGGGGTGTTGGGGGTCCTGGCTAATTTTGTTGTAAGGATTTTAAAATACTGTGGTTTGCTTTATTACCATATTACTGCCCTCAGACTTGACTACTAACTTTAAGACTGTCGATAAAATTTTATACTTATCACTACACTACttatatttgtgtttgttgcaatacatctctGCTGGTCAGGTGTCTGCAGCCATCCACATCCGCAGGACCCAATCTAGTATGAGCACAAGCTGCCCGCACGACAATCCCCAGCACGAAAGTGTACAAAGAAAAGTAAAGTATGAACTGGGTTTAAGGTGGCCTTACAATGCCTGTCTCACTCGCACCCCCATCTCAGGCGAGCCAGACGGCCCCCCTCCGATCCTCCAGGCCCAGGGAGCAGGTGCTTGTCATATTACGCAACCTCTGCTGCCAAAGCACAGCTTCTTACCAAAATGAAGGAACAGACGGGCTTCGGGGAGGATGAGGAAGATCACGAGCACTCCTATAAGAAGGTAACACAGCGCCTGCAGCAGGAAAGGCATCCATCCATAAGCACTTACTTATCCAGTACGCGggtgtcacatgacacaggacatTATTAAGGGGACAGTGTGGACGGGACGGCTGTGTGTTGCAGGGCTCACACTCTCTAACAGTGGTTTGAGATACCAGTTCACCAAACCATTTGTTgttacatacacaaacacagaacagagggtgggatttgaacccacaaccctgccaACGTGGCTGCAGTACTAACCACGGCGATCCACTGTGCCAGATCGAATCAAATGAAGTAGATGCAGGAAATGAAATGAGTTTGCCTGGCACCTGTACAGAGCTATGAGAATCCCTTCAGATTATTAATCAGCAGAGCGTTACAGTCACACGGTGTCTCCCACATTGTACCGTATGCCGTACCTGAAGCAGACCGGCGCGCACGTCAGCGTTCAGGGCCTCGACTCCCACATGCGCTGGCGTACGTCTCACGCGGTTCTCCTGGCAGCAGCAGCTGATCGAGAGCCTGGAGAAGAAACTGGGTGTGCTGCGGGAAGCTCAGCGAGGCCTGCGTGAGGACATCCAAGCCAACTGCCAGCTCGGAGAAGAGGTGGAAGCGCTGGTGCTGGCCGTGTGCAAGCCCGGCGAGGTCGACAAGTACCGCATGTTCATCGGGGACCTGGACAAGGTGGTGAGCCTGCTGCTGTCGCTGTCTGGGAGGCTGCTGCGTGTGGAGAGCACCCTGGAGAGTCTGGGCGCGGACTGCAGGTCCCAGGAGCGGGTAAGCGAGCCGGGGGGGGTCCCTGATTCCTACTCCCTCATTGTCTTTATACAGAGGAGTCAGATCTGTTAGGGAATAATGGTGCATCGACAAGTAATCGTACTGTTGACTTGAGAACAGCACTGAGAACGTTCTGGACACTCAGTGCCTCTTTGGTAGATAACGGCACACGTCGTTCTTTGCGTGTTTCAGCGCTCGCGTAGTTCTGTAATCGTAAGGAACCGCCCGAACAACATTTGTCTGACGTAAATGTCTAAAGATACAACGGCATCTAAAACTTGCAAAAGGGGGAAACAGTAATgcacaaaagtcttaggcagtcaaagaatatCATCTTCATGTCGGGGTAAAAAAGATAATCGTTTCATGTCTTTTTCTTGGCGTTTTGAAACCTTTCCTAAAATCAGCCCAGGATTTGCGGTAACCATCCGATATACCCATGTACTTCTTGACTCACACACTAGCGTTTTATGTTCGGCTAATTAATAGCTCATTAAATTATTTCACAAAttaaattaagtgagctggtggtgaaatttaacaagcatgtagaacggctgaggtgcccctgaggagaggtttgggaaccgaagcggtgttcatctagccatccagctAGATATCAGTAATTTTTTGGAGTAATTAATGTTAATTTGTATATATTCTAGTATTTTTCTACACCTCAACACTTAGCTAGTTTGCGTCTCCCTCCACAGCTCGGTCTCCTGGAGAAAAAGAAGCAACTCCTCGGTCAGCTGGGGGAGGCGCAGGAGCTGAAGGAGCACGTGGAGCGACGGGAGCAGGCCGTGTGCCGGGCCCTGGGCCGCAACCTGCCCCCGGAGCAGCTCCGCGACTACAGCCAATTCGTCAAGATGAAGGCCGCCCTGCTGGTGGAGCAGCGGCAGCTGGAGGACAAGATCCGGCTGGGCGAGGAGCAGCTATGCGGGCTGAGGGAGAGCCTGGCGCTGGGCGGCGTGTTAGACTGGGCCTCCGGCTTCTGCTGACTCCGGGGCTGGGGGGCAGTCATGGAGGTGGATGGCAATAGTGCGCCCCCTGGGGGCTATAGGGATAACTAACCAAGATATCTGCTTTACAGTGGAAAGACTGGAACAAACTATGGTGCTTATCACTATTCTTCTGTTTCTATTTGCTAATTGTAACCATTACCTTAACAGACGTGCTTGGATGCGGGAGAGAGTTGGGCTGTGGGCCATTTCGATTCCGTAACTGTAATGTCACATAAAGTCACTGCAAGGTGTCATAccagtgtttttattttctcCTATAACCACAGAcaattgttatttatttatttatttattttaattccatGTCACATGACTGGCCCAAGGGAGCTTCTCTTCAAGGCCTTCTCTGGGCCAGGCcatgcccaccccccacccccaaatttGCCTCCTTTTGTTTTTCCCCCCACTTTTAAGTATTCTTATGTCTCACTTCCAATTCAGGTTTTCTAAGGCTTTGTACCAAAGGAGAGAAGTGTGGTCATACTGGCACCAACCTCTGTTATGCAGCACTGCTATAGCGTGTTTTAAAAGCCTTTTGTAACTCGCGTGTAGCAGATTTCTTATCCATTGCATAAATGTACTGATCTGAACTGTGACGATGAAGCTGTCAGATTTGTCTTTAGATGGCATCATTAGTAGATTGGCATTAGCAccactgtgggcagtggtggcttaatggttagggaagtgcacttgtaactgaaagattgcaggtgtgaatccccgaccagcaaagcacctttgaggtaccctgagcaaggtaccgcccccaagcactgctccccgggctgaattagctgcatgccacattgtcacatatgggttaaatgcagaggatgtATTTCATTGTGCCAACAATAACAATTAATCGCTAAGTTCTAGTTCAGTAAGGATCAGGTTTcacagcacaaacacagacCCCTTCTTTGTCCATTTAGTCATTTGACGCTGTCGGTAAGCCAGTGAAATTGAACATGTAATCAAGAGATATACAGTCAAAGAAGGAAACTCCACTGAAGTAAATGCTTCTGTACCATAGCAAATGAAATGGGATGTTTGTCAGAATCCGTAAAGCACGCACCGCCTTTCTCACCGCCTGCAGTTCCTTACATACTGACAATTGTTTTTGTGCCAAAAAAAGGAAATGTatataattcttttttttttttttttaatttatgccaTATATGTATTTTGTCTTAATTCTGTTCTGTGTATATAAAACTTTGTATGTTATGCTTATTTGTTCCCATATAGTTTCTCGCTTGAAACATTTATACTTATTTTCTCAATTTATTGCAAAACATTTTGTAAGACATGCATACccgtaataataattaatatttttaaaaggtCTGTGTGTTGCGTAATTTCTGTTCACTTCTTTGCCTTGTAAGATCTGAGATCTTGAAAGGAGGATGTTGCTAGATAATGACAGCCCTCTTGGCTGCCAGGCTGCACTGAGAGAGCATTAGAAGACCTCAAGTCCGGCAGCTTTAACACTGCAATGTGTTTGCAAACAGCAGTCCCATGATTGAAGGCTGACTTCCATGGACAAAACAGAACTGGAGTGAGGAATACATTTATGTGTTAAAATGCATAGACAGAAAAACTCCTGAACAGAAGATTTAAAAGTCTTGGAATTATCtgatttctttttattaacCTCTTGTGCAAACAGCAATCCATTCATCTGACCTAAAGGAGAACATGGGGTACAAGGCATTAGCAGGAAGctctgcattctgggaaatgcaGTTTCCTCCATCTATCTCCCATAACTCATCCAGTTCAGGGTCATGGTGGTGCTGGAAATTAATGGGAAAGTGACAGGTCCTTTCTGGTATATAGaacattaatatatattatgttCGGTTATTAGgtatatccatccacccatcttccagCCAGTTCCCTGATCAGGGTCATGAATGGGTGAGAAAACCCGTAGGGAGGTTACGGAGCGCAGGCAGGATTGGAATAGtccaccctggaggtgtgaagcagccACTTTGCTATAATAAGCGTTGAATGATTGCTGGAAGTTTAAAGAAATGATCAAAATGTCCACTAGATGTCGACATTTACCCTATAAACATTATTGTTAGAATAAGGAAATACCTAATTTCACGTGATTTGTGAAAAATACTGCCATTTTGAAAGCGACTTCCCGGCAGCAGTCGGTCATACGGCACTGATTTACATAGTTTGAATTAACCATTTACTTGTACTACCATAAGATATACAATGTAAACGTCTAGCTTAAAGTCACACCCTTCGTTTTCATTGATAACGGTGCGTCTACGTAGTCGATGGTCGATAAGTCGATCGGCGCCCCGAGTCCCCGCTCTGGGATCGACAGTGCGGTCTGACGGGACTCGGCCGGGCAGCTGCGCCGCGGCGGCCGGAGGGCGGTCCGCTTCCCAGCAGCCGAGAGACCTGGTCCGCCTCGCTGCTGATTTCCGGACCGCAGAAGAGCCATGGGTCCGTGACAGCGTCGCCAGCAGGCCCGCGGGCAGCTTCTCGCTTTCACGTTTCATTCAGCTTCAGCTGAAGTCTTTCATTAACCAGCGCTCCGTCGCCTACGAATACCAACGGATTTTTTTTAACTAGCTGGCCGGCCGGTAACAAGTCCTCGTAATTATCAGCGCTGCCCATGCTGACAGGTAGGTCTCCCGGCCTCTCCGAATCACCTGTTACCGCGTGAACCCGCCGCTCGGCCCCTTATGAACCGGCTCTTCTAaccggcttatcggggtaaAACACCGCTGTCTTGTCAGTATAACTACGCGGGGAGTCTGCGGTACCTCGACTCGTTAGTCTGCTGCTCTCAGTCAGATACTAGTCTATAGCAGTAATCTAGTTAGTGTCAGGGGGTCGGCATGGTTACGGGGGCTCGGTACAAGTCGGCGGCCGCTGCTCGGGAAGCGGTCCACCCGCATCGCGGCGGAAGGGCCGGATAAGTGCCGGGATTGCCGGAGTATGGATGACTCTCCTTCCTTATGGGTGACTCTCCTTCCTTATGGGTGACTCTCCTTCTTTATGGGTGACTCTCCTTTCTTATGCATGACTCTCGGGATGCCCGGCTTGCGCTTGGTTTACCGATggctctccctccctctgctaCCGGCTTATAAACTCGTACTCCTGTACAATGACAGGACCCCTCTAGGCGAGCTGATGATGGTGCCGTGTTGTTGCTGTAATCTGACCCCGATTGTAATCTTCTCGTGGTATAATTAAGCTTTAACTTATCTCATTTTATGATGTTATTAAAATATCAGCTGGTTTTAGCTGCCCCTCGGCTTTTAGAGGGACGTGCCACACAGCTGCGGCCGCCTAGATAATCTTATCACTCTGGTGGATGTGAGATGGGCTCGACAGCGGTGTCTGATGTCTATGTGGATGTTTAGCTCTCAAATGTAGACACTTCATTTTCAAGATTATTATATATACAGGGACCCTGGTGGCCGTTAATCAAGCGCCTGGCCTCAGCGTAAAGATCGGTAACATCTTAAATGTTAAGATGCGTGCGTGCACTGAGGTAAAGTTGGTTTAATATTCACCATTCATTTGACGTTTAAAATAGACTGAAAATGACGTACACGTACAAATAAAGCTAGTATGCTCTCTAACCATGTGACCTCATGATGTCGAACCAGCTGGGCAACATAAAGACTACTGTAAGTAAGTAAGTAGAGCTTTATTGTCATCCCAAACAATACATAATAAACTATACAGAGAGACGAAATATCGTTCTCCTAGACCATGAGTGCAACATGAAACACAAACAACACACAAGACAGATCACAATGAGGGTGAAAGGGGCAGTAATTTTTACACTACACCTATATACATATGTGATtgaatgtgtatatatacagggTTAGTAACGTGAGTAAGTTAAAGGACCAGGTGTGTAAAGGACCAGGTGTGCATACTGTGCTTCACATGCTACAATGCTTGTTTTTGGAACACCCATGTGCAAGTCATTTTTAATTCTAAAATAAATGTACAAGAGGAAAATTTCAAAAACTAGCCTTGTAGCTCATGAAGCTCAGTAGCCTCTATGCTGCACAGCTCTTTTGACATTAGCCACTGAAACGGCCGAAGCGCGTAATATGTTTGTATTCAAATGAAGCTAACTTTATCTCGGCCGTGCTCTTATATCAGCATGGAAAATGCAGGGTACTGCGACGAGAGCTTCAGTAGCCTCCAGAGCGGCACCAGTGACGAGGACATGGTGGAAATCGCTGGGGCCACACTGGATTTCTCCAGCACGGATGATGTCCCGCCACTGGATCGGGACTATGTCTCAGGTACGTACTGGGTGCTCCTGGGGACGGAACTGGCAGTGCTCGTAAGCCTAGCATTCAGACAGCGGTCATCAGCTTCACCATAAACGTGAATAATGTCGTCGCGTTTGCTAGTCGTTTGTCTTTTCAAGTAGCTCAGTTTGTCCATTTAAAAATATAGCTTCCATCTTAGTGACTGCAATAATGCAGTTCTTCAAT comes from Brienomyrus brachyistius isolate T26 unplaced genomic scaffold, BBRACH_0.4 scaffold90, whole genome shotgun sequence and encodes:
- the LOC125727197 gene encoding H(+)/Cl(-) exchange transporter 5-like → MENAGYCDESFSSLQSGTSDEDMVEIAGATLDFSSTDDVPPLDRDYVSGTYWVLLGTELAVLVSLAFRQRSSASP